The sequence actctgtgccctcaatctctattcatcacactctgtgccctccatctccattcatcacactctgtgccctccatctatctcactctgtgccctccatctccattcatctaactCTGTGCCCTCAATCtctattcatctcactctgtgccctccatctccattcatcacactctgtgccctccatctatctcactctgtgccctccatctccattcatctaactctgtgccctccatctccattcatctaactCTGTGCCCTCAATCtctattcatctcactctgtgcccttcatctctattcatcacactctgtgccctccatctccattcatctaactCTGTGCCCTCAATCtctattcatctcactctgtgtcctccatctatctcactctgtgccctccatctccattcatctaactctgtgccctccatctccattcatctaacCCCTGTGCCCTCAATCtctattcatctcactctgtgcccttcatctctattcatcacactctgtgccctccatctccattcatctaactctgtgccctcaatctctattcatcacactctgtgccctccatctccatttatcacactctgtgccctccatctccattcatctcactctgtgcccttcatctctattcatcacactctgtgccctccatctatctcactctgtgccctccatctccattcatctaactctgtgccctccatctccattcatctaacCCCTGTGCCCTCAATCtctattcatctcactctgtgcccttcatctctattcatcacactctgtgccctccatctccattcatctaactctgtgccctcaatctctattcatcacactctgtgccctccatctccatttatcacactctgtgccctccatctccattcatctcactctgtgcccttcatctctattcatcacactctgtgccctccatctccattcatctaactctgtgccctccatctccattcatctaactCTGTGCCCTCAATCtctattcatctcactctgtgccctccatctccattcatcacactctgtgccctccatatctattcatcacactctgtgccctccatctccatttatcacactctgtgccctccatctctattcatcacactctgtgccctccatctccattcatcacactctgtgccctccatctctattcatctaactctgtgccctccatctccattcatctaactCTATGCCCTCAATCtctattcatcacactctgtgccctccatctccatttatcacactctgtgccctccatctctattcatcacactctgtgccctccatctccattcatcacactctgtgccctccatctctattcatctaactctgtgccctccatctccattcatctaactctgtgccctccatctctattcatctcactctgtgccctccatctccattcatcacactctgtgccctccatctatctcactctgtgccctccatctccattcatctaactctgtgccctccatctccattcatctaactctgtgccctccatctctattcatcacactctgtgccctccatctctattcatcacactctgtgccctccatctccattcatcacactctgtgccctccatctatctcactctgtgccctccatctccattcatctaactctgtgccctccatctccattcatctaactctgtgcccttcatctctattcatcacactctgtgccctccatctccattcatctaactctgtgccctccatctccattcatctaactctgtgccctcaatctctattcatcacactctgtgccctccatctctattcatcacactctgtgccctccatctccattcatctaactctgtgccctccatctccattcatctaactctgtgccctccatctccattcatctaactctgtgcccttcatctctattcatcacactctgtgccctccatctccattcatctaactctgtgccctccatctccattcatctaactctgtgccctcaatctctattcatcacactctgtgccctccatctccattcatcacactctgtgccctccatctatctcactctgtgccctccatctccattcatctaactctgtgccctccatctccattcatctaactCTGTGCCCTCAATCtctattcatctcactctgtgcccttcatctctattcatcacactctgtgccctccatctccattcatctaactCTGTGCCCTCAATCtctattcatctcactctgtgccctccatctccattcatcacactctgtgccctccatctatctcactctgtgccctccatctccattcatctaactctgtgccctcaatctctattcatcacactctgtgccctccatctccatttatcacactctgtgccctccatctccattcatctcactctgtgcccttcatctctattcatcacactctgtgccctccatctccattcatctaactctgtgccctccatctccattcatctaactCTGTGCCCTCAATCtctattcatctcactctgtgccctccatctccattcatcacactctgtgccctccatctctattcatcacactctgtgccctccatctccatttatcacactctgtgccctccatctctattcatcacactctgtgccctcaatctctattcatcacactctgtgccctccatctccatttatcacactctgtgccctccatctctattcatcacactctgtgccctccatcttcattcatcacactctgtgccctccatctctattcatctaactctgtgccctccatctccattcatctaactCTGTGCCCTCAATCtctattcatctcactctgtgccctccatctccattcatcacactctgtgccctccatctccattcatctaactCTGTGCCCTCAATCtctattcatctcactctgtgccccccatctccattcatcacactctgtgccctccatctatctcactctgtgccctccatctccattcatctaactctgtgccctccatctccattcatctaactctgtgccctccatctccattcatctaactctgtgcccttcatctctattcatcacactctgtgccctccatctccattcatctaactctgtgccctccatctccattcatctaactctgtgccctcaatctctattcatcacactctgtgccctccatctctattcatcacactctgtgccctccatctccatttatcacactctgtgccctccatctccatttatcacactctgtgccctccatctccattcatcacactctgtgccctccatctccattcatcacactctgtgccctccatctctattcatctaactctgtgccctccatctccattcatctaactctgtgccctccatctctattcatctcactctgtgccctccatctccattcatcacactctgtgccctccatctccattcatctaactctgtgccctccatctccattcatctaactctgtgccctccatctccattcatctaactctgtgccctcaatctctattcatcacactctgtgccctccatctctattcatcacactctgtgccctccatctccattcatctaactctgtgccctccatctccattcatctaactctgtgccctccatctccattcatctaactctgtgcccttcatctctattcatcacactctgtgccctccatctccattcatctaactctgtgccctccatctccattcatctaactctgtgccctcaatctctattcatcacactctgtgccctccatctccattcatcacactctgtgccctccatctatctcactctgtgccctccatctccattcatctaactctgtgccctccatctccattcatctaactCTGTGCCCTCAATCtctattcatctcactctgtgcccttcatctctattcatcacactctgtgccctccatctccattcatctaactCTGTGCCCTCAATCtctattcatctcactctgtgccctccatctccattcatcacactctgtgccctccatctatctcactctgtgccctccatctccattcatctaactctgtgccctcaatctctattcatcacactctgtgccctccatctccatttatcacactctgtgccctccatctccattcatctcactctgtgcccttcatctctattcatcacactctgtgccctccatctccattcatctaactctgtgccctccatctccattcatctaactCTGTGCCCTCAATCtctattcatctcactctgtgccctccatctccattcatcacactctgtgccctccatctctattcatcacactctgtgccctccatctccatttatcacactctgtgccctccatctctattcatcacactctgtgccctcaatctctattcatcacactctgtgccctccatctccatttatcacactctgtgccctccatctctattcatcacactctgtgccctccatcttcattcatcacactctgtgccctccatctctattcatctaactctgtgccctccatctccattcatctaactCTGTGCCCTCAATCtctattcatctcactctgtgccctccatctccattcatcacactctgtgccctccatctccattcatctaactCTGTGCCCTCAATCtctattcatctcactctgtgccccccatctccattcatcacactctgtgccctccatctatctcactctgtgccctccatctccattcatctaactctgtgccctccatctccattcatctaactctgtgccctccatctccattcatctaactctgtgcccttcatctctattcatcacactctgtgccctccatctccattcatctaactctgtgccctccatctccattcatctaactctgtgccctcaatctctattcatcacactctgtgccctccatctctattcatcacactctgtgccctccatctccatttatcacactctgtgccctccatctccatttatcacactctgtgccctccatctccattcatcacactctgtgccctccatctccattcatcacactctgtgccctccatctctattcatctaactctgtgccctccatctccattcatctaactctgtgccctccatctctattcatctcactctgtgccctccatctccattcatcacactctgtgccctccatctctattcatctcactctgtgccctccatctccattcatcacactctgtgccctccatctatctcactctgtgccctccatctccattcatctaactctgtgccctccatctctattcatcacactctgtgccctccatctctattcatcacactctgtgccctccatctctattcatcacactctgtgccctccatctatctcactctgtgccctccatctccattcatctaactctgtgcccttcatctctattcatcacactctgtgccctacatctccatctatctcactctgtgccctccatctctattcatctaactctgtgccctccatctctattcatcacactctgtgccctccatctccattcatcacactctgtgccctccatctatctcactctgtgccctccatctccattcatctaactctgtgccctccatctccattcatctaactctgtgccctccatctccattcatctaactctgtgccctccatctccattcatctaactctgtgccctccatctccattcatctaactctgtgccctcaatctctattcatcacactctgtgccctccatctccattcatcacactctgtgccctccatctccatttatcacactctgtgccctccatctctattcatcacactctgtgccctccatctccattcatcacactctgtgcccttcatctctattcatcacactctgtgccctacatctccattcatctcactctgtgccctccatctccattcatcacactctgtgccctccatctccattcatctaactctgtgccctccatctccattcatctcactctgtgcccttcatctccacctctcactctgccacGGGGGCCAGgaaaagtgggggaaaaaaaaatacttaccaattgactgtcgggcgtgatgatgtcacgcccgacgttcaatgagaagcgaggagggaggatgctggggttttttttccgctacctggccgcggcacccctgggagccgtggtaCTAAATATGTGTTATAGGACTTTGTTGCCGAGCTCACCATTCATTAGATGTGTAATTGTTTCTCTTCCCCATAATCCCTAAGAAAAGTGGCTACTTTTTGGATGGGGAAAATTGGCATCCTGTAGTTACTAGAAGCATCTATCAGGTTAGCGTAGCTGGTCGCTAAGGAAGCGGCTGCTCGGTGTGTAGAATGCGATGCATTTGTCACCGTTTAGGGTTTGTCCTGCTGACGTCTCCTGCAGCCAGTTTGTGGTACTGTGAACGTCGTTCCTATAGCCATAGTCCAAAAGAGTCTTGTACTCTTGTCAATATGGGTCTTACAGTTTCCTTACTATGTATACAAGTGTTATTGATGTTCggcattttaataattattataatttgtgTGATTCAGGCCCaggtgtataaaaaaattattcaaatgtatttcataaaaaataaaatgtattttaaatgtgcgcTGTGGCACCAGACAATATCCGTCATCAAAGGTTATTGAAGGGAAGTGTTGAACCGGGGAATAAAGCATCCTAAAAAGCATAGTGGAGCTAGAAGAGGCTGGGGGCTGATCACTCACTTTTGGGTACTACTTTCAGTCAGAGGGGAGAGCCAGACCCCGAGGCAGCGACCCTGGAAGTAGTTTTGGGTGGGAGATTCAAAGATAAATCTCCCACTGTAGACCTACTGGCACCAGGGTTAGAGAGGAAGGTAGATCCCAAACATCTCGTTTAATCCACAAACAGGTAAATTTGTGGATTAAGAGATGTTTGGGATCTAATAAACAAAATGTAAGGTTTGTCTGCCCTAATATTGCTAAACAAATGTCAGACAAAGATTGGGTGAATGTTGGGTTTAGTAGATGTGAAGGGGGATTAGAGAGGACAGAAACTTTCAAAACTCAATGTGAGCCTTATTTTTAACACTTATTCACATTAAAAAGGTTTCAGCTTTCTCTAATAACAAAGtatattacaataatataaaCCACACCTACTGCTTATTTTTAGTGGAaacaagataaatatatatatgtatgtatgtacacacacacacacacacagactgggtgGAGGAGCTGTGCCAGGTGTGGCAAATACTAAAAATATAAGAACAACAGGTAGCAGACGACCCCTGGACAGAGGGGTAATATAAAACAGTGACATGTTACTTCtttaaaacaaacacttttttttttctcaatgtaAAAATGTAAGTCATATTGTTCTGCCCATGTGTGATGTGTCATAGTTCATCCTTTACCTGTATGTTCCTTCAGGTCTACCACGATCTCCCTTACATAACACAGTGGGTATATTAGTTGGAACTGGATTGGGAGGTCTGACTGCAGTTTCACTTGCAGCTGCCATTAATACAGCATATTTTTTCAagtaagtatttatatttacgGTATCCATTTACATTAAACATCCCCCCTAGTATATCTACCCCCTTATTCCCACCATCGGGCCTGTTCAGTGCTGCTTTCTCTACATAGTAAATACAGCCCTTAATCTAACAAAAGCATAATTAGGCCCCAAGAATAGGGTCATATTGGGCACTTGATCTCTACACTATTCCAAGCTAAGCAGTACAGCGTTCATAAGCGCCGTCGGGATCAGGTTTAAAGTGAAGAGTTACATAGACCTCTGTAACAAGAGCCATTCAACTCAGAAAATGCAGCTTCTTCAGAGCTTCGATCTTCTTCACTTTAACCTATCACAATAATGGAGGCTGAGACTTTTTTCTTATTTACTACTCTCCAACCATATCTCAGGACTGTACATGTCTGTGTAAAATCTAGGAAgagaccactaaacctaaaatacaacttacctgtaacattcaaaaataaatcagaaacaaCCAGAATAAAACTAAATTATAGAATTTCTGGTGTATCGTGagatcatacacacagacatggtcTTCAACTGCCCGTTACTGTTCCATGTTTTACTAACAGCTctaatgtgtttaatattttatgtattgttcAGATAAAATGTTTGTACAATTAAAATTCTGACCAATGGCCACTTCCAGTAATTCCCCCAactattgttttcttttcatCCCACCTCCAGAGATGAGACAAAACCTGTACCAGAAAGTGTCTCCCGTTTCGCTGTTAAGATCTTTAAACCAGTACTGCTGAAGATGAAGTATTTATTCCTGTTCCAGGCTGCATTCAGCGTGCTTCTCAGCTATAGCCATTATGCCATATATGAAAAAATGCTGACGCTGCCTCCTTCTGATGCAAATACTGAGGAACAGAAAGAATGATGTAGCTGGCTCATTGGGAACGTTTCTGTATAATAAAATGTACCATTCTTTACATCCAAATCCATTTAATTCTTATACATAATCTTCTAGGTTAAGGTTCACCTGCTGGCATGGAAAGTCATGCTACTGCAGAAATGTTTCAGTTCACAATTGTATTGCACAATCTCCTATATACAGGACCTGAGTTATATGGTCCTTAATCCAATACTCTAGACCTGCAAACAAATAAGACACATTGGAAGTTATTAACCAAAGTTCTGAATCCATACAGATAGGGCtggtttaaaaagacaaatacatttgtatattgaAGGTTTGGGCAAATGTTTGCTTTGAACCAAGAAGGTATTTGGAGAACATATATCATGATAAACGCCTTTGTAACAcatctcaatcctcccaccccaaaccctccgactaccatcagtacccaggatcttgcttccaatttcaaagacaaaatagataagatcagacttgaaatgatatctcccttgacaagcaatcggctcaattcctgtgtagcaccctctgacactctctctttatttgatcccacaaaagaggaagtttctactctcttctcatcttcctactctacctcctgtcctcttcatcccataccctcacaaattggtaggtccttgtctcctgtgctctttCCCCCtcaaactaaaatctgtaatctcactCTACTAGTATTTTTcgatcactattcaagcacgcagtgattactcctattttgaaaaaaaaacacaacccaaaattctgacccaaactctctcaaattaccgccccatctctcagcacccatgcccctccaagcttctcaagagaataaCCTACACACGCCTCATACACTTTCtcacagcaaacaacctactttattctcttcagtcagacttttgttctcaacactccagagactgcgctgaccaaggttgtcaatgatttgatcacagcaaaaactgaaggccattactctcttctaatgctcctggatctctctgctgcatttgacactgttgaccactctcttcatacaaacgctacaatccctaggtcttgaaggcactgtcctatcctggttctcatcctacctatctaatcactctttcagtgttaatttctctggatctacctctgctccgcttcctttatcagttggagaaccacatggctcagtcctaggtcctctgctattctcaatctacaccacttctcttggaaaactaataagcgcctttggatt is a genomic window of Mixophyes fleayi isolate aMixFle1 chromosome 2, aMixFle1.hap1, whole genome shotgun sequence containing:
- the LOC142140776 gene encoding transmembrane protein 126A-like, whose translation is MSELVGNNQTMEVTKTLPSSDASLLKAKFTQLPKFDQRIFEYGSVFIGANTAASGLVANNLFSKILKVRPSFLWPSLVVAGIPFFQTKIFYDILIPSSLMAGLPRSPLHNTVGILVGTGLGGLTAVSLAAAINTAYFFKDETKPVPESVSRFAVKIFKPVLLKMKYLFLFQAAFSVLLSYSHYAIYEKMLTLPPSDANTEEQKE